One genomic segment of Helianthus annuus cultivar XRQ/B chromosome 14, HanXRQr2.0-SUNRISE, whole genome shotgun sequence includes these proteins:
- the LOC110908264 gene encoding probable E3 ubiquitin-protein ligase RNF144A, whose product MASSSSSQLHHIDNVDDSYFSALHDYDETFPISDEKYAEELQLQEALVSSSLLLKPSPNQSTSTVNSCASSSKQPLVFTTSETTQSMSDICMDAKTTTFQNTKPEATQSVCAICLEPKTASEMFKNTKVCGHHFCTNCVREYVAAKIKENVTMVKCPDLNCKEVIGPQDCESIVPKEVLERWESILCESLIMGSEKFYCPFKDCSAMMVDDGGEAVTVSECPSCNRLFCAQCKVVWHCGMSCGEFESWKKGESNREDNLLMDLAKNKNWMRCSKCKFFVEKVDGCKHISCRCGHEFCYGCGSAYTNTHVCASV is encoded by the exons ATGGCTAGCAGTTCAAGCTCTCAACTTCACCACATTGACAATGTCGATGATTCATACTTCTCTGCTCTTCACGATTATGACGAAACCTTTCCTATATCTGATGAAAAATATGCCGAAGAACTGCAACTTCAGGAGGCACTCGTATCCAGCTCGCTATTACTAAAACCTTCACCAAATCAAAGCACGTCAACAGTAAACTCTTGTGCATCATCATCGAAGCAGCCGTTAGTTTTCACAACATCTGAAACAACTCAGAGCATGTCTGACATTTGCATGGATGCAAAGACAACAACGTTTCAAAACACCAAA CCTGAAGCAACTCAGAGCGTGTGCGCCATTTGCTTGGAACCGAAGACAGCATCCGAAATGTTTAAAAACACTAAGGTCTGCGGTCATCATTTCTGCACAAACTGCGTCCGCGAATACGTAGCAGCCAAAATAAAGGAGAACGTAACCATGGTTAAGTGTCCCGACCTAAACTGCAAAGAGGTGATAGGGCCTCAAGACTGTGAATCTATCGTTCCAAAAGAAGTGTTAGAACGATGGGAGAGCATTCTGTGCGAGTCTCTGATCATGGGTTCGGAGAAATTTTACTGCCCGTTTAAAGACTGTTCGGCAATGATGGTGGACGATGGTGGGGAAGCGGTGACGGTATCGGAATGCCCGAGCTGTAACAGACTGTTTTGCGCGCAGTGTAAGGTGGTGTGGCATTGCGGGATGAGCTGCGGTGAGTTTGAGAGTTGGAAGAAGGGTGAGTCGAATAGAGAAGATAACTTGTTGATGGATCTTGCCAAGAACAAAAACTGGATGAGGTGCTCCAAGTGCAAGTTTTTTGTGGAGAAAGTTGATGGATGTAAACACATTTCGTGCAG GTGTGGGCATGAGTTTTGTTATGGGTGTGGAAGTGCATATACAAACACTCATGTGTGTGCATCCGTTTGA